The following is a genomic window from Bacteroidales bacterium.
TCCGATGCTGACCGCGAAACTGGAACAGCTGAAGGATTGCGCGGTCATGGAGGTTCCCGGCGGCGAAGACCACAAGAATATCCAGACCTGCGTTGAGATCTGGCAGAACCTGATTCATCTCAAGGCTGACAAAGGCACTGTACTGGTCAACATCGGCGGCGGAGTGCTCACCGATATGGCAGGATTCATTGCAGCGACCTTCAGACGAGGGATACGGTTCATCAATTTTCCCACCACACTCGTTGGTCAGATCGATGCAGCCTTTGGTGGTAAGGTGGGTGTGAACCTGGGAGGACTTAAGAACCAGATCGGTGTCTTTGCCGACCCTGCTGCCGTGTACATTTATCCCCTCTTTTTGAAGACCCTGCCCGCTAAAGAAAAGCTCAGCGGATTTGCAGAAGTGGTCAAATATGCCCTGATCATGGATCAACACTTCTGGAAACTGCTGAAAAATGTCAATTTCGCTCAGATCAATCTCTGGGATGACATAATCTACCGGTCTGTCGAAATCAAGAACAGGATCGTAAAGAATGATCCTTATGAAAAGCGGCTGAGAAAACGTTTGAATTTCGGCCATACGATCGGTCAGGCCTTTGAAACGATCGCCCTGGGTAAACAGGATGCAACCATGTCCCACGGTACCGGTGTGGCCATGGGAATCATCTGCGAAACATTTCTCTCCTGCAGGATGAAAGG
Proteins encoded in this region:
- the aroB gene encoding 3-dehydroquinate synthase, whose amino-acid sequence is MAVRILRAESYPIVVGEDIFEEIQTHLREPEMRDSRFIILVDENTRNLCLPMLTAKLEQLKDCAVMEVPGGEDHKNIQTCVEIWQNLIHLKADKGTVLVNIGGGVLTDMAGFIAATFRRGIRFINFPTTLVGQIDAAFGGKVGVNLGGLKNQIGVFADPAAVYIYPLFLKTLPAKEKLSGFAEVVKYALIMDQHFWKLLKNVNFAQINLWDDIIYRSVEIKNRIVKNDPYEKRLRKRLNFGHTIGQAFETIALGKQDATMSHGTGVAMGIICETFLSCRMKGLQWEIMEEIASYMLENFPYYPLDEQDVERILKVLQQDKKNAGDAINFTLLPSLGHALIDQYCTPEDILSCLQFYRELD